A single Actinomadura algeriensis DNA region contains:
- a CDS encoding glycohydrolase toxin TNT-related protein (This protein contains a domain related to Tuberculosis Necrotizing Toxin, which is the C-terminal effector domain of outer membrane channel protein CpnT, and which has a lethal NAD+-glycohydrolase activity.), with translation MTQQQERIAELEGRVARLVRDLAPPGWRRIDLHCLATIAVSDVALTVLTGDGKTVTPADGVPQELTGALLDLRRAHYLSEQGTWFSATLIVEPEHARPLYNYDFDPGWDPPIPVDCWRRDQTVMPREGAHMPAWLAARLDDREPSGDDAEPDPGPLNPMEQAELLSGPLSVLVADKAPPLWQKVFGYYQAVGGHVEFPPMMCYKADGTMSTWTPPAAVGRVLDRLRAGTHGFQGSTWSRIDFEVLYEDGGVRCRASFTFDDEPQWNAAPSADDVRRELERLPRETVPEWMARRLGPAPAPATRFVPPDEPARRAPGGLRRARIFDRVDPEDGRPGVSRPPVPPEEAGPLAEYLRDAPLVMAARSSAPDRLDPARGNRVPLTFHTDGTWVWSAAVGYYLREHGVPPEPELVAHARAQGFRVPPVDDDAMDAAGASVTGRDTGQSPRTIAEPRPGDTAPYSAAEAFRETGGSPVPPRTTVEPAVPPRTTVEPAPRPGETAPYSAAEAFGGTGGSPVPPRTTVEPADAPRVPAPPRTSVEDEWAVTLRSRLDDLGIDPGEYRIRGEADGAWCLRYDAGRWAVYRTDGAGRQDTAAFDDPGQAAAYLLGSLLMAPRRAGPIDPLAGEPPLTLLRDRHRTRLAAGTEVDRYGPPTGNMTYAARTPFARRSLPPDWEGRPYHAYRLRRPLEALTGTAVPWFEQPGGGTAYLFARPISALLADGALIEIT, from the coding sequence GTGACGCAGCAGCAGGAACGCATCGCGGAGCTGGAGGGACGGGTCGCCCGGCTGGTGCGCGACCTGGCGCCGCCCGGGTGGCGGCGCATCGACCTGCACTGCCTCGCGACGATCGCGGTGAGCGACGTGGCGCTGACGGTGCTGACCGGCGACGGGAAGACGGTGACGCCCGCCGACGGCGTCCCGCAGGAACTGACCGGCGCGCTGCTGGACCTGCGCCGCGCGCACTACCTGTCCGAGCAGGGCACCTGGTTCTCGGCGACGCTCATCGTCGAACCCGAGCACGCGCGGCCCCTCTACAACTACGACTTCGATCCGGGATGGGATCCGCCGATCCCGGTGGACTGCTGGCGCCGCGACCAGACCGTCATGCCGCGCGAGGGCGCCCACATGCCGGCGTGGCTGGCGGCCCGGCTGGACGACCGCGAACCGTCCGGCGACGACGCCGAGCCCGACCCGGGGCCGCTGAACCCGATGGAGCAGGCGGAGCTGCTGTCGGGGCCGCTGAGCGTGCTGGTCGCCGACAAGGCGCCGCCGCTGTGGCAGAAGGTGTTCGGCTACTACCAGGCGGTCGGCGGGCACGTCGAGTTCCCGCCGATGATGTGCTACAAGGCGGACGGGACGATGTCGACGTGGACGCCGCCCGCCGCCGTCGGCCGCGTCCTCGACCGGCTCCGCGCGGGGACGCACGGGTTCCAGGGCTCCACCTGGTCGCGGATCGACTTCGAGGTCCTGTACGAGGACGGTGGCGTGCGCTGCCGGGCGTCGTTCACGTTCGACGACGAACCGCAGTGGAACGCGGCGCCGTCCGCCGACGACGTCCGGCGGGAACTCGAACGGCTCCCGCGCGAGACCGTCCCGGAGTGGATGGCGCGGCGGCTCGGCCCCGCGCCCGCCCCGGCGACCCGGTTCGTCCCGCCGGACGAGCCGGCGCGGCGCGCGCCGGGCGGGCTGCGCCGGGCCCGCATCTTCGACCGCGTCGACCCGGAGGACGGGCGTCCGGGCGTGTCGCGTCCGCCCGTCCCGCCGGAGGAGGCGGGGCCGCTCGCCGAGTACCTGCGGGACGCGCCGCTCGTCATGGCCGCCCGCTCCAGCGCCCCCGACCGGCTCGACCCGGCGCGCGGCAATCGCGTGCCGCTGACGTTCCACACCGACGGCACGTGGGTGTGGTCGGCGGCGGTGGGCTACTACCTGCGCGAACACGGGGTCCCGCCGGAGCCGGAGCTGGTCGCGCACGCCCGCGCGCAGGGGTTCCGCGTCCCGCCGGTGGACGACGACGCGATGGACGCGGCGGGCGCGTCGGTCACCGGCCGAGACACCGGGCAGAGCCCCCGGACGATCGCCGAGCCGCGGCCGGGCGACACCGCCCCCTACTCGGCGGCCGAGGCGTTCCGCGAGACGGGCGGGTCGCCGGTCCCGCCGCGCACGACCGTCGAACCGGCGGTCCCGCCGCGCACGACGGTCGAGCCCGCGCCGCGTCCGGGCGAGACGGCCCCGTACTCGGCGGCCGAGGCGTTCGGTGGGACGGGCGGGTCGCCGGTCCCGCCGCGCACGACGGTCGAGCCCGCCGACGCGCCGCGCGTCCCCGCGCCGCCGCGCACGTCGGTCGAGGACGAGTGGGCCGTCACGCTGCGGTCCCGCCTGGACGACCTGGGCATCGACCCCGGCGAGTACCGGATCCGCGGCGAGGCCGACGGCGCCTGGTGCCTGCGCTACGACGCGGGCCGGTGGGCGGTGTACCGGACGGACGGCGCCGGGCGGCAGGACACGGCCGCGTTCGACGATCCGGGGCAGGCCGCCGCGTACCTGCTGGGCAGCCTGCTGATGGCGCCGCGCCGCGCCGGGCCGATCGACCCGCTCGCCGGGGAGCCGCCGCTGACGCTGCTGCGCGACCGGCACCGCACGCGGCTCGCCGCGGGCACCGAGGTCGACCGGTACGGCCCGCCGACCGGCAACATGACGTACGCGGCCCGCACCCCGTTCGCGCGGCGGTCGCTGCCGCCCGACTGGGAGGGGCGGCCGTACCACGCGTACCGGCTGCGGCGCCCGCTGGAGGCGCTGACGGGAACGGCCGTGCCGTGGTTCGAGCAGCCGGGCGGCGGCACCGCCTACCTGTTCGCCCGCCCGATCTCCGCGCTGCTCGCCGACGGGGCGCTCATCGAGATCACCTAG
- a CDS encoding zinc-binding dehydrogenase codes for MRAVWLTGFGGPEVLVEGDAPDPVPGDGQVLVEVGFANITFVETQFRSGAPGPFKGEPPMIPGNGVGGVVTAVGAGADPGLVGRRVVTSTGGSGGYAELAAVDAAGVFGVPDGLALDDAVALLADGRTATMMLRAARPRPGERVLVEAAAGGVGTLLVGLAKAAGATVVAAAGGPAKLDVARRFGADEAVDYREPGWSKEVAPVDVVFDGVGGGIAREAFTLVAEAGRMVSFGLASGEWAGLPEDEAARQGVALVNPRASQEEMRGFTRDVLADAARGLVRPLIGQRFPLKDAARAHAAIEARATVGKTLLEVR; via the coding sequence ATGCGCGCGGTTTGGTTGACGGGGTTCGGGGGGCCGGAGGTGCTCGTCGAGGGGGACGCGCCCGACCCGGTTCCGGGGGACGGGCAGGTCCTCGTCGAGGTCGGGTTCGCGAACATCACGTTCGTCGAGACGCAGTTCCGTTCGGGCGCTCCGGGCCCGTTCAAGGGGGAGCCGCCGATGATCCCGGGGAACGGGGTCGGCGGGGTGGTGACGGCCGTCGGTGCCGGGGCGGATCCCGGCCTGGTGGGACGGCGCGTGGTGACGTCCACGGGCGGCTCGGGCGGGTACGCCGAGCTGGCGGCGGTGGACGCGGCGGGCGTGTTCGGGGTGCCGGACGGCCTGGCCCTCGACGACGCCGTCGCGCTGCTGGCGGACGGGCGCACGGCCACGATGATGCTGCGCGCGGCCCGTCCGCGTCCGGGGGAGCGGGTGCTGGTCGAGGCCGCGGCCGGCGGGGTGGGGACGCTGCTGGTCGGGCTCGCGAAGGCGGCGGGCGCGACGGTCGTCGCGGCGGCCGGGGGCCCGGCGAAGCTGGACGTCGCGCGCCGGTTCGGCGCCGACGAGGCGGTCGACTACCGGGAACCCGGCTGGTCGAAGGAGGTCGCGCCGGTGGACGTCGTGTTCGACGGGGTCGGCGGCGGTATCGCCCGCGAGGCGTTCACGCTCGTCGCCGAGGCCGGACGGATGGTGTCGTTCGGCCTCGCGAGCGGCGAGTGGGCGGGTCTTCCGGAGGACGAGGCGGCACGGCAGGGCGTCGCGCTCGTGAATCCGAGGGCGTCGCAGGAGGAAATGCGGGGCTTCACCCGGGACGTGCTGGCCGATGCGGCACGCGGCCTGGTTCGTCCCCTGATCGGCCAGAGGTTCCCCTTGAAGGACGCGGCGCGCGCGCACGCGGCGATCGAAGCGCGCGCCACGGTCGGCAAGACGCTGCTGGAGGTGCGGTGA
- a CDS encoding LLM class flavin-dependent oxidoreductase, which produces MKLGLNLPSHGVDTSATVAEHARHAEDAGFESVWVGDHLIPAGRPFLDATLVLAAVAAVTERVKLGFGVMVLPLRETAWAAKQIASLQHLSGGRVLLGVGSGGPVHGDAAFRAVGVPFAERGRRTDEALEVLAGLVEGRRMRLDGADVTLSPGAAMPPVLIGAGPERRVARFADEWYPAFSTPAEVSAGVGRLASLAVEHGRPVPQVTVGLSFGLGDVPAGEVDAQVKGLTEYGMSEDAARASLLTGPPERAAERLAELADAGVHRVVGMPFPSDRRRQAELLAEAARRAAV; this is translated from the coding sequence ATGAAGCTCGGCCTCAATCTGCCCAGCCACGGGGTGGACACGTCCGCGACGGTCGCGGAGCACGCCCGGCACGCCGAGGACGCCGGGTTCGAGTCGGTGTGGGTGGGCGACCACCTGATCCCGGCCGGGCGCCCGTTCCTGGACGCGACGCTCGTCCTGGCGGCCGTGGCGGCCGTGACGGAGCGCGTGAAGCTCGGGTTCGGGGTGATGGTGCTGCCGCTGCGCGAGACGGCGTGGGCGGCGAAGCAGATCGCGAGCCTGCAGCATCTGTCCGGGGGCCGGGTGCTGCTCGGGGTCGGCAGCGGCGGGCCGGTGCACGGCGACGCGGCGTTCCGCGCGGTCGGCGTGCCGTTCGCCGAGCGCGGCCGCCGGACGGACGAGGCCCTCGAGGTCCTCGCCGGGCTCGTGGAGGGCAGGCGGATGCGGCTGGACGGCGCGGACGTGACGCTGTCGCCGGGGGCGGCGATGCCGCCCGTCCTGATCGGCGCCGGGCCCGAGCGGCGCGTGGCCCGGTTCGCCGACGAGTGGTATCCGGCGTTCTCGACTCCGGCGGAGGTGTCGGCGGGCGTCGGGCGGCTCGCGTCGCTGGCCGTCGAGCACGGGCGTCCCGTGCCGCAGGTGACGGTCGGGCTGAGCTTCGGCCTCGGGGACGTCCCGGCGGGGGAGGTGGACGCGCAGGTCAAAGGGCTCACCGAGTACGGGATGAGCGAGGACGCGGCCCGTGCGAGCCTGCTCACCGGCCCGCCGGAGCGGGCGGCCGAGCGGCTCGCGGAGCTCGCCGACGCGGGCGTGCACCGCGTCGTCGGGATGCCGTTCCCGTCCGACCGGCGCCGCCAGGCCGAACTGCTCGCCGAGGCCGCCCGCCGGGCCGCCGTCTGA
- a CDS encoding NADAR family protein — MTTMEELLDLEARGELPEFVLFWGGPEPKGQLSQWLHAPFTIDGVEYVTAEHYMMAEKARLFGDRRAETRILGDPSPAIAKSIGREVRGFDEETWAAHRYGIVVRGSKAKFAAHEHLRAYLASTRGKVLVEASPEDFVWGIGLDEHQPEARRPSRWKGTNLLGFALMEAREALT; from the coding sequence ATGACGACCATGGAAGAGCTGCTCGACCTCGAAGCCCGCGGGGAACTGCCGGAGTTCGTCCTGTTCTGGGGCGGTCCCGAACCGAAGGGGCAGCTCAGCCAGTGGCTCCACGCCCCGTTCACGATCGACGGCGTCGAGTACGTCACCGCCGAGCACTACATGATGGCCGAGAAGGCCCGCCTGTTCGGCGACCGGCGGGCCGAGACCCGCATCCTCGGCGACCCCTCCCCCGCCATCGCGAAGAGCATCGGACGCGAGGTGCGCGGCTTCGACGAGGAGACGTGGGCCGCGCACCGGTACGGCATCGTCGTCCGCGGCAGCAAGGCCAAATTCGCCGCGCACGAGCACCTGCGCGCCTACCTGGCGTCCACCCGGGGCAAGGTCCTCGTGGAGGCGAGTCCCGAGGACTTCGTCTGGGGCATCGGCCTGGACGAGCACCAGCCGGAGGCGCGCCGCCCGTCCCGGTGGAAGGGCACGAACCTGCTCGGCTTCGCGCTGATGGAGGCCCGCGAAGCCCTCACCTGA
- a CDS encoding cysteine--tRNA ligase has protein sequence MRLYDHRTGRVEDLPPGPLRIHLHGGGARALVTADLLRRLAERGRRPARVTRAPAVVPDGCTFDDLRVPDFEVAEQAPDGALLIGPTPAPGFSVVVFSDGRVPGDPLAVRFALLHARYRDPVLVDVARARDDLDRWRARVAEWATAPGRPMDRGHAAEAERALADDLDGPRALAVLERLADAPGVPPGAKLETIVHLDLILGLDLVSAIGAR, from the coding sequence ATGCGGCTCTACGATCACCGAACGGGACGGGTCGAGGACCTGCCGCCCGGCCCGCTGCGGATCCACCTGCACGGCGGCGGGGCGCGCGCGCTCGTCACCGCCGACCTGCTGCGCCGCCTCGCCGAACGGGGCCGCCGCCCCGCCCGCGTCACGCGGGCCCCGGCCGTCGTTCCGGACGGCTGCACGTTCGACGACCTGCGCGTCCCCGACTTCGAGGTCGCCGAGCAGGCGCCCGACGGCGCGCTGCTGATCGGCCCGACGCCCGCCCCCGGGTTCTCCGTCGTCGTCTTCTCGGACGGACGCGTGCCCGGCGACCCCCTCGCCGTCCGGTTCGCGCTCCTGCACGCCCGCTACCGCGACCCGGTGCTGGTCGACGTCGCGCGCGCCCGCGACGACCTCGACCGCTGGCGGGCGCGCGTCGCCGAATGGGCCACCGCGCCGGGCCGTCCGATGGACCGCGGCCACGCCGCCGAGGCCGAGCGGGCGCTCGCCGACGACCTCGACGGCCCGCGCGCGCTCGCCGTCCTCGAACGGCTCGCCGACGCCCCCGGCGTCCCGCCGGGCGCGAAGCTGGAGACGATCGTCCACCTCGACCTGATCCTCGGCCTCGACCTCGTCTCCGCGATCGGCGCTAGGTGA
- a CDS encoding class I SAM-dependent methyltransferase, whose translation MNWAVTTYDSVFGYVSAHGAPLVDLLDPQPGERIIDLGCGTGMFSAEIAERGAEVLGIDGSPEMVAQAAATHPGLSFIVGDAHDFTVGESFDAVASNAALHWMTRDPDAVIAQVHAALRPGGRFVGELGGAGNCAELIAAMQTAWRVFGLGEPELPWYFPSPAEYAAKLEDAGFTLRLLEHADRPTRMVEGPDGAADWIRAYAGRSLDTVPPELLDPLLTRVNDLAAPALRRESGWVADYVRLRFAAVRKPDGAPHIPGGPLPTDPPL comes from the coding sequence GTGAACTGGGCCGTGACGACGTACGACTCCGTCTTCGGGTACGTCTCCGCGCACGGCGCGCCCCTGGTGGATCTGCTCGACCCGCAACCCGGCGAGCGGATCATCGACCTCGGGTGCGGCACCGGCATGTTCAGCGCGGAGATCGCCGAGCGGGGCGCCGAGGTGCTGGGCATCGACGGCAGCCCCGAGATGGTCGCGCAGGCCGCCGCGACGCACCCGGGCCTGTCGTTCATCGTCGGCGACGCGCACGACTTCACCGTCGGCGAGTCGTTCGACGCCGTCGCCTCCAACGCCGCCCTGCACTGGATGACCCGCGACCCGGACGCGGTCATCGCCCAGGTCCACGCCGCGCTGCGCCCCGGCGGGCGGTTCGTCGGCGAGCTGGGCGGCGCGGGCAACTGCGCCGAGCTCATCGCCGCGATGCAGACGGCGTGGCGCGTGTTCGGCCTCGGCGAACCCGAACTCCCCTGGTACTTCCCGAGCCCCGCCGAGTACGCGGCGAAGCTCGAGGACGCCGGTTTCACGCTGCGGCTCCTCGAGCACGCCGACCGCCCCACCCGGATGGTCGAGGGCCCCGACGGCGCCGCCGACTGGATCCGCGCCTACGCGGGCCGCTCCCTCGACACCGTCCCGCCCGAACTCCTCGACCCGCTCCTCACCCGCGTCAACGACCTCGCCGCGCCCGCGCTGCGCCGCGAGTCCGGGTGGGTCGCCGACTACGTGCGGCTGCGGTTCGCGGCCGTCCGCAAACCGGACGGCGCCCCCCACATCCCCGGCGGCCCCCTCCCGACCGACCCGCCCCTCTGA